The sequence CAGTACCTCTCGGAGCAACAGGAGAAAGACCATGCTCTCAAACAGAAGGTGAAGATGGCGATGATCTATCCGTCGATCGTCGTGGTCCTTGTCTTCATTCTCATCATGGGGTTGGGACTCTTCGTGCTGCCGAATCTCGTGCAGGTGCTCTACTCGCTGCGGGTGGAGCTTCCGCTCGCCACGCGTGTCGTGATCGCGTTTTCGCAATTCTTTGAGGCGCACGGCGTGCTCGTAACGCCGCTGCTCATCTTTGCGCTCATTAACCTTTTCCTTCTCGGCAAATACACGCGGCTGCGTGTGGCTTCCCAGTGGCTGGTCTTTCATACCCCCGGCATCGGCAGTCTGGCGCGCGAAGCCACCATTGCGCAGTTCGGCGTGATCATGGGCGGGCTTCTGCGCGCAGGTGTTCCGTTGGTGGAGGCCCTGCATTCACTGGTGGAGGTGACGAACATTGTCGTCTATCACAACTTCTACGAGCGCCTGCTCGAACATGTGAATGCCGGCGATTCATTCAGCAAGAGCTTTGCCGCCCTGCCCGAGAGCAGCCATCTCCTCCCTATTTCGGTGCAGCAGCTCATCGTGACCGGCGAACGATCGGGGGCATTGGCCGAGGTGCTCATGAAGATCGCAGACATGTACGACAAGAAAGCCTCTGAGACGGCAGAGAGACTTCCGGTGATCCTGGAGCCACTTCTGCTCATTATCATCGGCGGCATCGTCGCAGGCATCGCATTTGCTATCATAGTCCCTATCTACAAAGTCGTCGGGAACATCGGTAACTGATGTTTTCCCATTCCTTCCCCCCTTCCTCATGTCGCACCGCGGGTTCACTGCAGTCGAAGTACTGCTCACGCTCGGCATCGTCGCAGTCACAGCCGGTATCAGCATGCCGCTCTATCGCACCTACCAACTCCGCAGCGAGTTGGATACTGCCATCGAGCAGGCCAAGCACGCCCTCGAGCGCGCCCAAGTGCTGGCACGGGCAGGGCAGAACGACTCTATGTGG is a genomic window of Candidatus Peribacter riflensis containing:
- a CDS encoding type II secretion system F domain-containing protein, which encodes MAETNNTPAAQPVTPPPATAPEAALPEITPKQQPSRYAAQRQEFRKFLSSLQHLGMGKQRMVFIQSMSLMLTAGLSLVDALKTQLLETRSKAVRTLIQNIITAVESGSPLWKAMDDQSLFSPYEIALVHIGEEGGNLARNMQYLSEQQEKDHALKQKVKMAMIYPSIVVVLVFILIMGLGLFVLPNLVQVLYSLRVELPLATRVVIAFSQFFEAHGVLVTPLLIFALINLFLLGKYTRLRVASQWLVFHTPGIGSLAREATIAQFGVIMGGLLRAGVPLVEALHSLVEVTNIVVYHNFYERLLEHVNAGDSFSKSFAALPESSHLLPISVQQLIVTGERSGALAEVLMKIADMYDKKASETAERLPVILEPLLLIIIGGIVAGIAFAIIVPIYKVVGNIGN